The nucleotide sequence ataaCAGTTCCAATATCTGTTGTTGCCTCCACCAAAAAAATGAAGTCACTTATTAGTAACAACCATATTCTCGCCCAAGCGCTCCGGTCTTCTTCAAAGCTGGTAAATTGTCTGATTAAATTGCTGATAGTTTTGTCGTCATTCTTCGTTCCCTGATAGTATTACTCATTTGGTCTTCAAGCTTTCATCCCTgttctttaataattttattgaaGGTTGTAAACGAGGATGGCAAGAAGGTTCGACGTAAGCATCCTTTTACTGAAAAGGAcaaagaggaattgcaggtaaaaagtaaaaacagatGCTTACTAATTAAACTACATCGATTTAAGCATTCTCATGAATCTTTTTATGGTGTGTTTGTTCTTTTTCCGTTCTTGTAGTCTCGCACGGTTGTGGCAGAGAATTTGCCTGAAGATCACTCTCATCAAAACCTAGAGAAGATATTCAGTGTGGTTGGAAGGTTGAATTTTTCGCACCAAGTTTTTCcatgttctttctttttttttgtgttatcTATTATGAGAGGATCATCACTGCATATTTACACTTTCTGTCAAGGACAGCGTGAAAACCATCCGAATATGCCATCCCCACGAATCCAATTCTTCTCGCTCAAAAGGCGATTTCATTATCAGCAACAAGGTACAAGATTAAATTAACCATTTTGTCCAAATAGTCATATCATTTCACAAGAACTTTCTTAgaatttttcttctcattttacattttatgcagCTTCATGCACTTGTGGAGTATGAAACAACAGACATAACAGAGAGAGCGGTATGTTTAATGCCATTATAACTTCAGATTCCATCCTTTGTATTCTTAACATTTTTCATTCATCAGGTTGAAAAGTTGAGTGATGAAAGGAACTGGAGAAAAGGTCTCCGAGTAAGGATGCTGCTCAGACGCTCGGTATGTCTATAAAACAACAAAGGATGTGGTTTTCTGTATAACTTGTACATATTTATATAGACCTAAATGTATTTGACAAGGCCTCATTGCTTCTGGTACACCGTAATTTTCAGCCAAAGTCGGTTTTGAAGAACAGAAAGTCTGATTTCGATGGCATTTTAGAGGATGAAGAGCCATTATATGATTGTGCAGAAGAAACTTCTCACCCAAGCAACCTTGAATTGGTCATTGATAGTCCTAATGTAAGTCCTTTATTGAATAACCAATCACGTTATCATGTCATTACATTGCCTTTTACATCATGTACCGTACTTTACAGAGGCGAGATCCACCTATACAAGTGGATCACACTTCTATTAAAGGTATGCTACAAAATGTGGTATAATAGCATCTTTATCTCAAATGAAAATCTGTTTGCGTAGGGTGAAGAAAATTCAGCGGGGTCCAAGAAAGGATGGGCGTGGGGGCGCAGTAAGGGCCGAGGACGCGGGCAGAGCCAGAGTAGTCGTGGCCTGATTGCCCCGTCTCCGCTATCAAGCAGCACCATCCAGTGTGAGTCATCTGCAAAACAGAATTCCAAGGGCCCAAGAATGCCAGATGGTACTAGGGGTTTCACCATGGGAAGAGGCAAGCCAGTAAGCGCCACGAATTCGCCGTAGGAGAGTGAGTGATTTTGATGGTGGCTCAATTTTGCTGAAGGTCTACTTAGTTACTAGAAGAATACGCATATGGCTCTCTGCCTACCCTAATTAAGGAGTCTTGAGAagaagggggattttggttatGTTTGTGAAATGGGTAATTTGATTATGGATTTTAATTGAGGTGTATAATATGGTAAACACAATTTTGGGATGGCATTAGCTCTTGGCAGTGATCATTTAGTGatcacattttttgttttttgttttttgtttttcctatAGAGGTACTTTGCTTTTGGGATGGAATTTAATTCTCTTTTGTAAAATTCTATTTGAATAATGAAGTTGATGgatgaactctctctctctctctctctctctctctctctcaaccatCTTtacataataataatttataattttaagCACGAAATTTCATAAATCGGCTGCAAAATGTTTTGAGAAGGATTTCTTTCAAAACCTTGAATAACCAAGTATTCATTCTAACCAAATGGACGGATGAAGGATACTTAAAAGGTTTTTGTACCACAAGCCCATTTGATAATTATTTCATTATTGGCTATTACATTTGGTGTTAATGATAGCGTAGAAATACATAGGTATCCATAGAAAATGGAGGGACGAAGAAGAGTGGAAGAAATATGTCAAAGAAATGTGCAAGAAATGGacacaaaatgaaaactaaaaatggaAAACTATTCTACCTTGTTTTCACTTTCAAGATTTTGTTTCATTCATTCTTCCTTGTTTCTTCCCATTTTCCCCATCACCCTTCTTTTGAACCTCCTTTCACCGTAACTTTTCTCATATCTgaagcacaaaaaaaaattaaaaaaattaaaaaaaaaaaaaaaaaactaaaaaccaaataaTTATAAACGATATTGTTTAATATTATTGTTCTCTTagataataaattaaatattatttttcttgattacttGGTTCGTTCCCCAGAACTCCTTTGTAGCttttttaaaaaaggaaaaaacagatCCTAGTCAAGGGATTTCAAATTCTTAAAGAAGACTTTCTGTCtattcaaagaaagaaaaaaaaagcatactGTTTATTcaaagaaagataaaaaaatggCCCATGCAGGTCTCGAACCTGCGACCTTCGCGTTATTAGCACGACGCTCTAACCAACTGAGCTAATAGGCCATGTTGTCTACAGTTCCTTTCTGTTCTAATATCACCTTGAGGCAGCACCCCTCCTCCTTGCGCATAAGTTGcataacatttcaatttcaacttgtgttacactatgtttggatgaatgaaataaatttgaaatttagataaaagtcaaaatttataaattaatatgTACCAATATTcttgtttggatttataaacatagaaatttagaatttctatgtgggaaaaaaaaaaaacttggaatttaagACCTACAATTCCCAAATTTAAATTTCcatataaataagtgtcatTTCTGAATTTCCATGATTGagagcttaaaaaaaaaaaaaaacaacttcagTATTCAATTTGCTTTTAATCATGGTTCAGTTCAATTGCCCACCACTCCAACTTTTGCTTACCCATCTTTGTACCCTTTTCATATTGTGAAATCACTGAAATGTGAATGTTATCTTTTTGCTGCTATGTGGTGACAGTTAGGGCTCGTTTGCTAGAAGTACTTTTGTGAAAcctaactttaaaaaaaaaaaaatcaaaatgtgTTTTGTTGAagttgatttttatttatttatttatttatttattatttattatttattattttttaattttatgttttctaAACCTTACTAAGGGTAGTTGACTCTTGGTGTTATGTTGAAGATATGAGGACTTTATAGTATGTACATGTATAGTATACGTTAAAAAATTTTGGTGTTAGATTCTTAGTTGTATCTTTGGTTGCATATCCAATCCTTCATTCATTTGATGCATTCCTTGCACCAAAGCATGATAGAATTTGTGTAATAGGAGATTATGAGTTGCTTTATGAAGAAGGTTTAaggttccactataaaactaattggtaatATGAGAAGTAATCGAATACTTATAAGCATGTGCAAAGTCCATTCTTTTCCCGATGTAGGATACACAATCTCAACACTTTCATTATGTGACGATGAAGTATAAATCCACAATGTCCTTTGGATAAGTCAATCTAGATACGCAGAATATAGAACccagatcctcttcggatctaaAGATCCTGAgcctaaggatcaaatgatccaagccgttaaaatttgatccaacggctacaaacagggagcCCCTCTAAacattataataattgtagccgttttTAACGGCccggatcatttgatccttaggcTTAGGATCTttagatccgaagaggatctgaGTTCCAGAATATATATCTTTAGTTCAACAATCATTACATACATTGAATAAATCCTGCGTAAAAGCAACAGCAGAAATCCTTTTATACATAAAGACTTTGTATGTAATTTTCAACCAATCTAAGTGCTTTTCCAATATTATTTTAAGTTATTGTGTGATTGTGTTTAtcttctgtatttttttttcacttgcaTCAGCTAACACAAATAACCTCTCTGATAGGCTATGCCTGCCATTAGTGCAAAAGATAGATTTTGCTAGGTCTCCAATTTTTTTCTCTTACAACAAAGGATTATGCAATGATGCACATGAAGAAAGCTGAGGTTTAACTGAATGATGTGAAATACGTATGCTCGTTAGGCTTCATGCTCTGGCAAACCTTGCTCTAATATATCATAAAGATTGCACCCGAAAACCAGCAAGCAATGGCAGGACTAGCCCAACTCCTCGTAAGCTCATTCAAAGTTTCATAACTCTCAGATCGATGTGAGAGACATCTACACTTCCCAAGTATACATCCTTAATCCTTTCCAGTTATGTTCTGAAGTTAGACGATCAGAAGTGAAATTGTAGTAGAAAACAAAATTGTATAATGCAAAGTGCTTAGTTAAACACTTCCAACTTAAATTCTTTGGTTAGCTTTGCTCTCAATGACATTTGTAATTCCACTGATATTAGTATGATAATTAAGCATTAAGCACTATGTGGTTTCAGGCACTACCTTTGATTATTTGTACATTGACTCCCATGCATCATTGTATATGACATCCTAGTCAGGTTTTGGATTCTTCTCCTACCTAAATAGCATGTGCAACTATTTGGACTAAATTATACCTTCCTCACCATTTCATATAAAAAGTTCAACTAGTCCATGCACTTCCGATATCAAGTTATAGAATTTTAAGTTGTAATAAGTTGGTAATTAACAGTTCTTGAAAAACAAACAGTTAATATCTATGATCATTACTCGGCTTTTGTTCTGTTTTTTTCATGCGTAAAGATTATTTGCAACTGTTCTGCTACATTAGATAACTGGAAGAAATCTTAGTGTACGTGTATGTTGAATATTGAATTAAGCTAATTTAGCTTAGCTATATGATTGATTCAGAATAAGTGGCTTCGAATTTATAAATTTCTTCGATATGTAAGTAAGAATGTTATGGACTAACAACAGGATTCTTGTCAAATACAATAGGAAATTCAGTGCTAGCCAAATGGATTTTATTCAAGATACTACTTCCTCCTCAGTTGAATAAAATTCTTTAGTGGTTCGTATTTGCAGAAATGCTAAACTTGGACAAATGTGTATGAATTGATCTCTTTAATACTCACCCCAGAGTCGCAGGTTTGTTGTATACATGGTGTATGTTACATAAACTTCATTTTCTATTTGTTGTATTTATTTggaaacaatctcaaactacaAGCAATAGCGAAATGTTGAACGAAAGTCTTTCAATTTGCACTGTCCAAAATCATCACCagcaaattttatataaaaagcTTTTCAATAAGAGGTTCATACACCGGTGCATTGATAGATTTTGGCTGTTTTTGCAGTGCTCATGTCGATCATCTGTTTTAAGTATGGCATCTTCCAAAAAAGATCTCTCTCATGTCACTACAACATTCTTTTTGCTTCAAAAAGAGATCATGGTCGCTTACCGCCTTCAATTGAATGTCTGCTTTATTAGCATGAAAGAAAGTGATATAAAAAATAGGAAATGGATGATATCATGGCGGCTTATGCCCTCCGGAAAATACTCCAATATGATTACTTAGTTGCAGAGTTGGCCATTAAGTTTATACTACCATAGTGGCATTACCACTCTGAGTTTAACCAATGAATTCACTTTGAATTTCCACCGTTTTCGCCTATAAATAACAGTGAAACCTCCTCTTAGATGTCATCAAATGAATCTTACAGCAAATATTCGACACTGATCACAAGCTATGACTCACAAAATCATCTCCTGCTTCACCATTGCTTTATGcttgttcttgtttttgtgTCCTTTTGTTCATATGTATCCCTTTTCTTATACTAGCCAGCTCGATTACAATTTCTACGACAGAGCGTGTCCTCGCTTGTCAATGATTGTCCGGTACAATATTTGGGCAGCTCTCAAGAACGACACCAGGATGGCTGCATCCCTTCTTCGGATGCACTTTCATGATTGTATTGTCAATGTagcttttctttccttcttcagACTTTTCCACATCTTTATGCCCTTTGCAACCACATTTTGTCAAATTCATGCTTGAAAGTAAATATTATTCTTAGTACTCTCCTTTACCCTTATTCTTTAAAAGCAATTGATACAAGTTACTTGCAATGATCACGAATTAACATAAAATTTCGTAACAATGAGGTTTTGTGTTTACTGAAAAAGgatgttttagagtttagatcAACTCTGTTGTTACAAGGTATTAACGtatcaaactttttgttctttcgCAGGGATGTGACGGATCAGTGCTTCTTGATGACACAGATGAATTCAAGGGCGAGAAGAATGCTCCAGCAAATCGCAATTCTCTTCGAGGGTTCGAAGTGATCGACAGTATAAAAGCAGATGTCGAAAAATTCTGCCCATCAACTGTTTCGTGTGCCGATATTTTGACTCTTGCAGCAAGAGAAGCTGTTGTTCTGGTACTTGACACATTTCTGTATCATATGAAATGTATAGAAATGgtagttttatatttttagtcTCACTTTAGTTTCGTTCTTCTGGGTTAGGCAGGAGGGCCTTTTTGGCCTGTTCCATTGGGCAGAAGAGATGCAACAACAGCAAGTGTGAAGGCAGTTAATGAACAAATACCATCACCTTTTGAGCCTTTAGCGAATATCACTgccaagttcacatcaaagggTCTTGACATTAAAGATGTTGTAGTACTCtcaggttcttttttttttttttttttactttcttccAACCCTGcctaaagcgggagccttgtgcactgggtacgacctttactTTCTTCCAACCAAACCATCTCTTTATTTTAGTTCTAGCTACATAGTGTTAGATAGTTTATCTAAAGAGATGATGCGAAATATAAACTGGTTACAAACTTAGAAACGCTAGGGACGCTGAGACAACAATAAATCAGCACTAAACCATGTTTAATTACGGCTTATTGTTGGCTCAGTATCCTTCCAGCTATATTTTTGATTAAAAGTTTGTAGAGGCTGCCACTGTAGGATTACAATCTAGCTAgttgtattcctcttcacttaaaAGAGAAAGGATTTTTAGGTTTGACTCCCATGAATAGCAATTTCGAACCTAAATCTCGCTAGATTATTATGGGGTTTAGCCAATTCCTTCAATGTCGTTATCTGAAAAACGTTTGTAGGCTTTATACACGAGTACTTTCCTAATATTCTTGATATGAATGCCTttcttgcttttgttttctgaaGGTGGACATACCCTAGGGTTTGCTCAATGCTTCACCTTCAAGAGAAGGCTCTTCAACTTCGACGGCTTGGGCAACCCTGACCCAACACTTGATTCTTCGGCCCTATCAAGCTTGAGAAGAATATGTCCAAAGAAAGATGAAGCAAACAGCAATGTTGCTCCTCTTGATTCCAcaaatgtcaaatttgacaataCCTATTACACAAACCTGGTTCAAAACACAGGTCTTCTAGAATCTGATCAGGCATTGGTGAATGATCCAAATACTGCTGCAATGGTGAACTCTTACAGTGGGAACCCATTCCTTTTCAATAACGATTTTGCAGCATCAATGGTGAAGCTTGGTAATGTTGGAGTACTGACTGGGAAAAACGGGCAAATAAGGAAGAAATGCGGATCTGTGAACTAAAAATAATGGTTCAGTTCTCTCTATGAAAGCATAGTATTCTAGTCATGGACTTGTTAGTAATGGAACCATAAACGAACGAATAATTAGTTTAGTGTCCAGGTATTTATCTCACTCTAGCAATTGAGGGGAGAACCAAATGTAGCATAttctaatattaatgaatataaGCACTAACTAATTAATTTTCAGCATGATACGTGAAGGGTAACATTGTTTTTGGAAAATATCTAGAATATTATATTGTCATGCAAACTGTTAATCTGAATCAAAAGTCTAACAAAGATTTATTTTATCAACGGTTTAGTTTGACAGTTAATCAACAATATGCAGTATTTTACAACAAGGTGATTGTATAGACTAGAAGTAGAAATCCTATAGGATCTAGAAGATTTTTTTCCTTGTataacttgtattacttggagggcAAGTAAAGCCCAACATCATTAGTATAGATAAAAACACTAGGGATGAAGAATAATACACAAAATTCCTCTCCCTCAAATTTTAGTTTTACAACACGTGTTGTAGAccaattttagagagagaagggagaaaagCTTGAGGAATTATGTGATGATACTCCTTATGCCTTGTACctttatttaaactaaaaatGGGTTTTATGTTTAATAAGAGATTATTTTcaagtacatgaataatgaaacaaacaaaaaaaatacaatttttttatatctgttataaatattatattaaagtgtgattatgtaaatcctaaatatattttttgttatgAGTTATTCATTCCCTACTAGGATTGTATTTACTGGTAGGACAAGTAATTCATCTCCTCTTTACTACTATATAAATAAGGGCATTGTGTAGTGGGTATAACAACATCTCATACACATAGAGAAATCCCTACACCTTCTCCACTCTCCCTCTTGCTGCACCCTGTCTCTCTCCTTGTTAGTTAAATAGGCCATAATACATATCAACACACTCTTCCGCTGCACTAAAGAATTTGACATGGAATTTTCTACCAcaaaccagttcatcaataTTATCACACAATCAAATTCTTTTAAAACAACAGTTTTTATTTCGATATTTTTGCAATCATGATATCATGAACATTCACTATAATGCATGACCTAACTTTACGTttacgaattttagattctacataaattgtataTGCATTATAGCCATAATTGTTggattatgtgaattgatattgattatgcatgcaagtgaattgaaaaaaaataataattaaggtTTTGAAAACCTAACCCGTGCAACGGCTTCGAGTCGCGCAGCTGACTTCCGATCCTAAGCTGGAGCCAGAAGCTCCAGGCATAGAACCTAGAACCCACGACctcgttgatgtgaaaattacttgacacacaaatttaaccctatttgtgacaattgtagtaatgatgtaagtagggatcgttctaaccggggattaactagggatgctaaacacttgactcaaataaataaaattaacttttaaaacactaagacaaaccaaaagactcaaaacaagttcaaaagactccaaatacttaaaagcaTAAAATAAGATAGATTTGAACGACTAagactttaaaaaaatatgggggGGGGGAATTGGGTTGTTTTTGACGAGATTAAATTAAATGGACAGATTATAATTAAGGGcaaaatgtaaatatgaatgcaatgaaaaatatggatgatggaatagcttaaggggttcttctccacacatgtcacacttgcaatacAAGATCGATTCTCAGTTGGTCTTtcgataaattatgaaactcaacaccctaggttaattaggtccgcttaaattaaccgtcaagttctccttaagttaatgaattggatgggtttGCGCAACGCAATTCACAacattctccaaaagtcctttacgtgaaaagcacaataaagatacaatcaaagatcattaagcatcatgaaaactataagtgttgacgaggcattcgttactatgaaaagcatgaaactagtgccaagaattcatttaacgcgattgtttataagcaacctccactacttgtgaatataagttcataacgattaggtgaaactcacttatattctagcgtcatatttatgcatgaaaattaagcgtgcactctcaataaacatacataaataagttatcaatcaaacggttaaacaaattgaatccacaacttatgaaattccAACTAAagataatcaattcatattgcaagcataaacatagtttcgaatcaccccctagctaaaggggggtttagttcctcatacttgcaaaacaaagatacataaaattagacattgaaatcaaagatagaaaacacctagaaacgctccaacactcccaaggcttgggcttaggcacggcacaagatgttcaTTCTCCTTCCTTACTTGCAAGctgcggcactagaggttttggacggttttgggtggtttttatggtgtagaatggatggggaatggtatggaaaggtttaggattgatgggtggtgtggctaggggtggtttttggctaaatttggagagaaaatctgttatgactttgatgaatatggaaggtggtatttataggcttgagataggaccactccatttcctttgcatgtgagcttatgtgggtgtgtgttggcatgtttcctctttacatttacacacacattttctgccctattttcctttacatttacacacacatgcttcatcatttcaagcaccaaacacccacattttcagcccatgtttctcctttcctttgcatgtgttgTGCCTTCTCTTCTAGCTGTACATTTCCACTTGTTCCTAAGACAAATGAGtgtaatcataaccccatttgctgctgagtgttgatgacaaagcaaaacacaaaacaagtgccttttattagccaaatctgcttagcccgtttctaaacctttcagtgttaaaatgcccataacttcttctagaaaaatgatattaacaatctgtaacttgctccagaaaatagacatccgtagctttctaagcatataaggctcattctctcattcattcggaGCTGTTCGTagcatgcttccaaagtcagctaatctgcacaggcagttttgacgaatttgttggttgtccatgtttctcttttgcacatgcctttcttgctgttttcttctttgcatgtgtgtgttgtcATCTTTGTTTCTCCTTTGCATATGACATGTGCTGTCCATGTTTAGAtcccctttgcatttgcacacacttgcttcatcatttcaaccacaaaacacaccaaattccttcacctttgccatgagttttgtcttcactttgcatgtgggcttctttgcatgtgttttctccctctcttgccttgagtttgcatgtgggcttctttgcatgtgtttatccttgcaattacacacacacacttgcacacacaaaagcccaaaacgtccatcctcatgtctccatgtttgcaccatccaatcttagcccaaaaatgctccaaaatgctccaaaatgcatcttcttgcatccttggcccatagaacctacaaacacacaaaaatggcttaaactactaacataactaagaactaagaacataaatgcacgaaaacaaacatattaagtcgcataaatatgctcctatcactcgTCTACCCCCAAAAACCTAACGCCATCATCGACGTCGCCACTGACAAATTGACGCATGCATGGCTTGCAGCCATGCACAGCCACCACGGCTGCGTTCCCCGACGACCAGAAGTTGTCCCTGTCATGATCTTGGCCGAGATTCATACGAATTTCATCGTATTTCGAGCACACCCAGCAGTAGCTAGGGTGTTTTTGGTCCATCCACGACCCCTGTCGGCCTGGTTTTGCCTCAGCCTGCaacaaagattttttttttctgtttcgtTTCGGCCTGCCAGCAGCAGCCCAAAGCTGCTCTCCACTCAGTCTACACGTGACAGCAGCCCACGTGGGCTTTGGTGTCTCTTTGTGTCGTACAGGATCCCAACCTGTGTGCTGGTGCATCTGTGTCGACGATGCACAAGATCAGCGCCCAGTTTGGGCTTCTGTCTTTTGGGTCTGTGTCTGCAGCCTGTTCCTTATGCACATGGCCTGTTGCCCGGACCTGGCTCAACCCATGTCCGTTCCAACCAAATTTTTGGCCTTGGGCCGAATGGTCCTCATCGTTTTTAGTCCACTATGGcttttgttcattttttggGCCACCGAGCTTTATAGCCTATATTTTTTAGGCATAATTGGGTTTATAATTTTTGCCTTTTAAAAgtttggcccgaagtccaataattaattcaattccTATCATAGGCCCTGAAGACCTACATGCATAtatttgttgcatatttttctgtatatatttgtgtttgcttgcATGAACCCATGAACTTGAAGTTCATAAACTTTTTTGAACCTGAAGTTTTCGAAAAATAAGCCTTGAAAACTTAAAATTCTTTTTAAAACATCACACCCATTAAAACTCGAAGTTTGTCATGAAATTTAAACCAATGCATGTCTAGTAGAATCCGAGTATTCTCCTCCTATGTGAACGGATAAATTTTGTCTCCATTTCACTAACCACAATCTTGTCCATTTACTTTATCGTTTTAgaggtctctggaagaaactacctcaagtgggtataagatgtgaagctccacctcaccgCTAAGAAACTTAGAGCATCCATAGAAGTAGAGATAAATAACCCTGTTGGTGAAGCTGATAAAGCCACTACCGTGATCTTTAttcgaagacatattcatgacatACTGGAAATCGAGAACCTCGATAAGGAAGATCCACAAGCTTTATGGGTCACTTTGGAGGATCGTTTCACTCACCAAAGAGACATCTTCTTGCCTCAAGCTAGACACGACTGGCAACATATGCGCTTTCATAACTTTAAgtttgtgaatgaatacaattatgaagtttgtcaaatctgatcacttctcaagttttgtaacgAGGACTTGACCGAAGAGGATCTCTTGGAGAAGACATATTCGACCTTTTCTATGATCATATTACCCTGTAGCAACAACATAAGGCTCATAAGTTTACTAAGTTTTCAtatttgatctttgttttacttcttgctgaaaagcagaatcaattgttgatgaagaatcatcaagctcgacctactggtgCGACCGCTGTACCTGAATCACACAATAGTGAGATTCGATGCCCGAATTACTGTTCCAAGTTTGGGAGGCGCGACTAGAAGCTGTCtaaccaaggtcaacagagccaaggcccatcctaAGGGGTGAAACCGAGCCCGAAGCATTCTAACCTCACTTCAAAAGcctcaaacttcaagaataaggacaAAGCATCTGACACCATGGATGCAGACATGTGCTGCTGTTGTGGTTCGAAGTAAGGTTCCAAAAGACGCTAAGGGCTAATCGGGGTGGCGggttggggcctagcgcctaggcggttttatgaaaatttattctatatattataaaaaaatatgtattatgttataaaaataaagtaataattaaaaaaaataaaattaaaaatcccATGTAGTAGGTTAGGTggttcataataaaaataaaattctaaagAGGTGCATGCATCATTCCCCATTTCATAAAGCCCCATGCTTGAGGTGTAACCCCTCATCTCCACCCCAACTTTCACATCACCCAAGAGACTCCCAAACGAAGGAGGCCACTTTGACACCTTGAAAGCcgaaaacttttatttttattctttccTTTTCCTCATTGTCTTCATCTTTTTTCTGTTtcctcattttttcttcttttattttattttattttattttatttttcagttttcccTCTGTAAATTCTCattctttcttgttttgttttgtttttttttttttgtttcctctttttctgttttgcatATAAGTTCCTATTCTTTGATGGATTTCAGAGAGAGGGAGTCATAACAGCTAAGAAGGTCATGGTGCATAGAGAGAGGGAGTCAAAGCAGCGAGAAAGCTTTTGTGATTCTAGTTTCTTTTTGGACTTTCTTCTCAAGAAGCCATTTCACTCTGCTTAGACTGCCCAGGCCACCTAGGCCTGCCTAGGCTGGCGCTAATAG is from Malus sylvestris chromosome 5, drMalSylv7.2, whole genome shotgun sequence and encodes:
- the LOC126624629 gene encoding la-related protein 6C-like, whose amino-acid sequence is MAQAQPPGEKIQDVPEMEVKENPRSPSFKFNAQAPEFVPRSHAQMPISGYFYPYFHFLGDTTSPDWFYVEDQELPPYLISNNPNIDPLSNRSKNAIPDDLQQKIIKQVEYQFSDMSLLANESLSKHISKDPEGFVPISVVASTKKMKSLISNNHILAQALRSSSKLVVNEDGKKVRRKHPFTEKDKEELQSRTVVAENLPEDHSHQNLEKIFSVVGSVKTIRICHPHESNSSRSKGDFIISNKLHALVEYETTDITERAVEKLSDERNWRKGLRVRMLLRRSPKSVLKNRKSDFDGILEDEEPLYDCAEETSHPSNLELVIDSPNGEENSAGSKKGWAWGRSKGRGRGQSQSSRGLIAPSPLSSSTIQCESSAKQNSKGPRMPDGTRGFTMGRGKPVSATNSP
- the LOC126624630 gene encoding peroxidase 10, whose amino-acid sequence is MTHKIISCFTIALCLFLFLCPFVHMYPFSYTSQLDYNFYDRACPRLSMIVRYNIWAALKNDTRMAASLLRMHFHDCIVNGCDGSVLLDDTDEFKGEKNAPANRNSLRGFEVIDSIKADVEKFCPSTVSCADILTLAAREAVVLAGGPFWPVPLGRRDATTASVKAVNEQIPSPFEPLANITAKFTSKGLDIKDVVVLSGGHTLGFAQCFTFKRRLFNFDGLGNPDPTLDSSALSSLRRICPKKDEANSNVAPLDSTNVKFDNTYYTNLVQNTGLLESDQALVNDPNTAAMVNSYSGNPFLFNNDFAASMVKLGNVGVLTGKNGQIRKKCGSVN